One genomic region from Magallana gigas chromosome 3, xbMagGiga1.1, whole genome shotgun sequence encodes:
- the LOC105320170 gene encoding macrophage-expressed gene 1 protein, whose amino-acid sequence MAGRFVVVSVAILLLPQCMTSPSDCRRASPDVMVFEVLPGGGWDNLKNEDRARIVFYNYSDCGMTEDGRYFIPDNVFVVPEKASQVKIYSERIDHWMNFTSATSKTINVGGQAKVAGLFSIGGKFSSEYDEVKSNQVNDNSFTQRTGARYVRYTSKIQPNPVLDHGFRSKILSIANHHLNGRKRYARYESQLLVRDFGTHVITSIDVGASIFKVDQLNNSLSTSSKLTRSQISAIAGIFFFGKGAGIGHTSTVTDQMTQQYATSQTHSTIFTYGGQPYKPVNFSINDWVDTIGNDLVATDRSGDPLHFLITKEQFPEMPDSIRAQTHDSIEAAISAYYRFNTYKGCTDINSPNFNFNANIDDGTCQPPGKNMSIGGLFQNCVFTGDTDNLCDDLTLKNKKTGDFNCGEGYKSTLLYQGNVTKTEIRQECESYMVFWKKCHDVVYRGEASYSTYWCSAHAGEAPPNSGFLFGGIFTKTVSNPVTKSQSCPPYYQPTMITSDMFVCLSDDFELGQRYSIPFAGFFSCQEGNPLSNQYFSPTFTSKSCPGGYSQHIGTIEDECEINYCTLANSFFGQTAMPVRFPPFVHKPNEWNATGNYIISDEGQSWSTVFEVPDNFSGFNVEDKGWIVNSGDTLNVQNLLDKRNKKHGEL is encoded by the coding sequence ATGGCGGGACGTTTCGTTGTTGTGTCCGTAGCAATACTATTATTGCCGCAATGTATGACTTCTCCTTCAGACTGCCGGAGAGCTAGCCCGGATGTGATGGTATTCGAAGTTTTACCGGGAGGAGGGTGGGACAACTTGAAAAACGAAGACCGCGCTAGAATCGTCTTTTACAATTATTCGGACTGTGGAATGACTGAGGATGGCCGATATTTTATCCCAGACAATGTTTTCGTTGTTCCCGAAAAAGCCAGTCAAGTCAAAATTTACTCTGAGCGAATTGACCATTGGATGAATTTTACTTCAGCCACATCAAAAACAATCAACGTTGGAGGTCAAGCAAAGGTGGCTGGATTGTTTTCAATCGGAGGGAAGTTTTCATCGGAATACGACGAGGTAAAGAGTAACCAGGTTAACGACAACTCGTTTACTCAGAGAACCGGGGCTCGATATGTTCGCTACACATCTAAAATCCAACCAAACCCTGTTCTTGATCATGGATTCCGCTCCAAGATCCTGTCTATCGCCAATCACCATTTGAACGGAAGGAAGAGGTACGCAAGGTATGAAAGTCAATTACTAGTCAGGGACTTCGGCACCCATGTGATTACCAGCATTGATGTTGGTGCTTCTATTTTCAAAGTTGACCAGTTGAACAATTCATTGTCCACAAGCTCTAAACTAACCAGATCGCAAATCTCTGCTATAGcgggaatttttttctttggcaAAGGAGCAGGAATTGGCCATACGTCAACTGTCACTGACCAAATGACCCAGCAGTATGCCACCAGTCAGACCCATTCCACGATCTTCACGTACGGTGGACAGCCCTACAAGCCTGTTAACTTCAGTATCAACGACTGGGTGGATACGATAGGGAACGACTTGGTGGCGACCGACAGGTCGGGGGATCCGCTGCACTTCTTAATTACAAAAGAACAGTTCCCAGAAATGCCGGACTCGATTCGAGCTCAAACACATGATTCTATTGAGGCTGCTATATCGGCTTACTACAGATTTAATACGTATAAGGGCTGCACAGACATTAATTCGCCCAACTTTAACTTCAATGCTAATATTGACGATGGAACTTGTCAACCACCAGGCAAAAACATGAGTATTGGCGGTTTATTCCAAAACTGTGTGTTCACTGGTGACACCGATAACTTATGCGATGATCTAACCTTAAAAAACAAGAAAACTGGGGATTTTAACTGTGGCGAAGGTTACAAATCGACATTACTTTACCAGGGTAATGTAACCAAGACCGAAATTCGACAAGAATGTGAGAGTTACATGGTTTTCTGGAAAAAGTGCCATGATGTCGTTTATAGGGGCGAAGCGTCGTATTCAACGTATTGGTGCTCTGCACATGCGGGCGAGGCCCCGCCAAATTCGGGGTTTCTTTTTGGCGGAATTTTTACCAAAACCGTCTCAAACCCTGTCACCAAGTCCCAGAGCTGTCCGCCCTATTACCAGCCCACAATGATAACCTCGGATAtgtttgtttgtctgtctgaCGACTTTGAACTTGGGCAGAGATACTCTATTCCATTCGCTGGTTTCTTCAGTTGCCAAGAGGGGAATCCCCTTTCAAACCAGTATTTCTCGCCGACATTTACGTCCAAGTCGTGCCCCGGGGGATACAGTCAACATATCGGAACTATTGAGGATGAGTGTGAGATCAACTACTGCACCCTGGCCAATTCTTTCTTCGGACAAACAGCAATGCCCGTACGTTTCCCGCCATTTGTTCACAAACCCAATGAATGGAACGCAACTGGAAATTACATAATAAGTGACGAGGGTCAGAGTTGGAGCACGGTGTTTGAAGTGCCAGATAATTTCAGTGGATTTAATGTTGAAGACAAAGGCTGGATTGTAAACTCCGGTGATACGCTCAACGTTCAAAATCTTCTGGACAAAAGAAACAAGAAACACGGGGAgttgtaa